A stretch of DNA from Methanoplanus endosymbiosus:
GGCCGATGGTGACTACAGAATAGTTATAAAATTCCGGACTGAAAATGATCACAAAAACTGGAGAGCTTCAGAAGACTACAAAAGATGGGAAGAAATTGAGAAGAAAATTACCATAGCTCCGCCCAGGACATATAAATTAGACGGCCTTGAGACATGGTTCACACTTCCGGGAAACAGAGTTATAAAACCTCCCCGAAAAGAGAGGCAGTATTTTGTAACCTGGCTTGCCATCTGGCCGGTAATTTCAGTACTTGGCCCTATTGAAGCCATAATTTTTGGAGATCTGCCATATATTCTTCAGAAGATGATTGATGTTGCAATCCTCGCATTCCTCATGACTTACATCGTTATGCCGTTCATGACAAGACTATTCAGAAAATTCCTGTACCCAAAAGGAACAAGAAAAATTCTTGACGATAATGACAGACTGATAAACGAATTTTAACCGGAATAAAAAGGATTTCTCAGAAAAACCTTATTTCCACGGGTCTTTTCAGTTATCAGCCTCTAAACGGTATGTTCCTTTTGGAACTATAATCTCAAACCTTGCCCCTTCACCCGGAATGCCTGTCTCCTTTATCTCAATGCCCGTAATTGAGAGAATCTCCCGCGATAAAAACATCCCAAGCCCCGTATTTCTGAAATATCTCCGGTTGAAAATATTCTCCTTCTCCTTCTCAGGAATTCCTATACCATCATCCTCAAGGATTAGAATCAGACAGTCATCCTCTGTTTTTAACGACAGGGAAATATAGGTCAGTTTCTCCCCATAATGAAGGGCATTTTCAACAAGATTGTAAAATACCTTCTCCAGAAGAGGATCGGCATATATTTCAATATTTCCGACATCCACAAGAATACTCACACCATTTGAATTAATATACTGAACGGACCTGGAAAATATAATTTTAACATTCTGCCATCTGGGAGACTGAATACCAATATCCTGATAATCTTCCGTAAATTTAATCTGCTGATGAATAATCTCTGCCGCATTAGATTCTTTATCAAGATATTTAATAAGCAGAGAGTCCGGATCAGCTGTATTGCTGAGATGTTCCCTGGATAAATCCTGATAACCCTTCAGTATTGTAAGCTGATTTAAGATGTCATGACGGGTTATTCCGGAGAGGAGGTTCAGTTTTTTATTAGCCTGATAGAGGGATTCTTCACTCTTCTTCCTCTCAGTTATATCATACAGAATACAGTGTGTCCGTACAAAATTCCCTTCAGGATCGCGCTGTATGCGCCCGGATATTATCACCGTAACCAACTGCCCGCCCTTATGGACAAGTTCAAGTTCTCTGTATATCAAATCCTCACCTGAAAATGCCCTGAAATAATCTCTGAAATGATGTCTGGTTCTCTCTGAAAAGAAACAGGCAAGGGATTTACCCAGTACCTCTTCTCTGTTATACCCCAAAATACTGCTCCATTCGGGATTTATCTCAATTATTTTACCGTCACTGTTCAGCGACTGATAAGCTACAGGTGACTGCAGAAAGAGATTCCTGAATCTTTCCTCACTCTTCCGTAATGTAGCCTCTGCATTTCTGCGTTCAGTTACATCCAGCAGTATAATTATTAATCCCTCATTATGTCCGTACCTGTCCTTTAACGGAGTTGTCTGAATATTGACTGTCTTTCTGAAGTCATCATACTGAAAAACGATCTCCTCTTCACTACTGACAGGAACATCCTTCAGAAGACCATTTATGTAGCCATCAAATTCCGGCCATTTTGAGCAGTATTCAGATAGAACCTTCCCGGAATCGTCCTGGACATTACATCTCAGAAACTTATCCGCGGAGTCATTTGCACCAATAACATAGCCGTAATTATCAACTATCAGCACACCTGAAGGAATTGCATTGAACACCAGGTCATATGCAACAGGGGTGAGAGAGAAGAGCCTGTACCGGAATAACGCCCAGAAAGTGATAACTGATACAGACAGAAAAGCGAGTGGTGAGATATCAATATGGTAGTAAGGCCCTAAAATAAAGATATAAGCAATATATGCAGCAAGTGTAATTATAGCCCCATAAATTATAATCGTCACCTGTTTCTTAATCAGGCCATGAGTTCCGGGCAGAAAATCAGAAAGAATCAAAATTCCGGATATAAATGCCAGTATAAAATATAAGGCACTGAGAAGATATACAAGCCCCGGACTGATTGAAAGCAGCAGCAGATCTCCATACCTTACAAAATTCACAGACTGATACAGCAGAGGTATGAGATAGCCGGAATTTACAGTGATCAGAGTCACAACCGGAATTGTGAAAAATAATACGTAAACCGGAAAATTGAGTACATCCCTGTGCCGTGTGTAAGTTAAGACAAATATCAGCCACAGCGGAGGTATGAATACAATCCCGAAGTATTCAATCCGGATCATCAGCAGTATCAGTTCCGGATCAGTAAGTGCCAGTTCAATTCCATATGTAATTGAGTAGTACGATACTGCCAGTAAAAGGAGTATAAAAGCATTGGAAGTTCTGGATGGTTTTTTCCCTAGAACAAAGGATATCAGGATAAAACCCAGAATTCCGGTGAACAGAAAAACAACTGATGCAAAATTCATAACATTATATATCTCCTGATTACTGATTTATTCTGAATTACTCCGCCAAATAATATAATGAATCTCACAAAACATTTATCGTACTTATAATCTGTGCAGGCATAAACTGTAAACAGGAAAAAGCTGTCTGCTCTCAGATTCCTGCAAAACTTCAGTTACAGAATAGGTCCACAGCTCATTATTCCGGATGACAATCTTAGAAGGCATATTCTTAATTTTTAAAAATATGCCATATTATTATAAATAACCATCGTGGGAGATCTCTGCCACACACCAATATTATGAATTATCCACTAACATCACACAGCCGGTCATCTTCCGGCTGGCATCAGATATATATATTATTGGAATGAATAGTGAATCAACCCCTTTGGTGAGGGAGGAGAAATGATCATGGCTGAAAAAATCAAAGGAGCAATAATCCAGAGAGATAGAGAGACCTACGCAATTGTCCCCAGAAGTCCGGCAGGGATAGTCACTCCTGAAAATCTTGAAGAGATCGCAAAGACTGTCAGAAAATATGGAATTCCGATCATAAAGATGACATCCGGACAGAGAATGGTGCTGGTGGGGATTAAGGAAGAAGATATTGACAATGTCAAAACAGACCTCGGTATGCCAATAGGAGAAGCTACCGCACCCTGCCTTCATTATGTACAGACCTGTCCGGGAACAGCAGTATGCAAGTACGGAAACCAGGACTCACTTTCACTTGGTCTTGAGATTGAAAAGCTGTATCAGAATCTCAATCTTCACGCAAAATTAAAATTCGGTGTATCCGGATGTCCAAGATGCTGTGGTGAGAGTTATGTCCGTGATATAGGGATATTTGGCTCAGGCAAGGGATGGACTGTAACATTCGGTGGCAATTCAGGCGGAAGGCCAAGAATCGGCGATGTAATTGCAAAGAATATTACAAAGGATGAGGTACTGGACCTGACAAAACGCCTGCTTGAATATTACAAAATGAATGGAAAACCCGGAGAGAGGACAGCACGCTTCATGGAGAGAATCGGATTTGATGCACTTAAGAGTGAACTGCTGACCACAATTCCATACATTGAGCTGGAGTAATCCAAAAAGACAGCAAAACCCAAAAATTTCTTTTTTAAGCAGAGATGATAAGATTGCAGACTGCAAAAAATATTTGTGGCCGGCTGTATAGCCCATATTTGCGGATGAGAATACAGCACACACCTGACATCAGGCATTATTATAATGCTGAAATCTGTCCAATGATGAAATAAGCGATCTTTGCGGCATCACCGACCTCAACAAGAGAATTGTCATTGAAATCTGCTGCCGGGTCAGGAGTTTCCTTATCTGCAACCATATATGCCACCTTTGAGACATCACCGATATCAACAACATTATTGCCGTTGAAATCACCCTTTACTCCGATTGTAATGTTTCCAGAATTGTAAATACCACTATAGCTTATCCCTTCAGCGTCCTTACATTCCGGATCTGTGATCATGATATGGGTTGTGTCACCCGGAACTCCGGATCCCCTTACAACAATTTCAAATAGAACTGCCGGATTTTCGGCTGTAAATCCAGAATCACTGTTAAATTCAAGCCCTGCACCATATTCCTCATACCAGACACTCATCTCAGTGTCCTCAAATGCAGAATTTAAAATACTGATGCCAGTGACATTAACAACCGCAGGATCATATGAGGCAGTCCCTGAAAGACTTTTAATTCCGGAACAATTGCTCAGATAAACCGGAATTATTGTATAGCCATTCAGGGGCACGGTAACATCCGGAAGAGTCAGCACTGCACCAATGGCAGATGATCGTACACTGATAAATTCATATTTTGTTATTATATCAGAACCGCCCGCATTTGTTGCAGTGAGAGTTACATCATACGCTCCGGGTGTGACATATGTATGCTCAGGATTTTCTTCAGTGGATGTATTGCCATCACCAAAGTCCCATAACCATTCCGAAGGACTGCCCGATGAGAGATCACTGAACTGAACTGTAAGATAATCTGTGCCGGTCACATTTCCGGCAGTGAAATCTGCAACAGGCACCGGAGGTGTACCTCCGACTGAGATCACCTGTGAGGAGATCACTTCACCGTCAACGAGAACGGTTATGACAGCATTACCTTCATCTATACCATTAAGGCCAAAAGTTATTGATGAATCATCAGCACCGTTTTTTTTGCCTTCAAGCTGAAGTGTAAGATTGACAACTGAAGTGCCTGCATCCAGCTCACCAAACAGTTTCAGAGAGTCAACAGTGCCTGAACCTAAACTGTCAAGTCCCTGAGAAAAATCCACAATATTATCATCACCAGCAATATATTCAAGTGACTTAACTGATCCGTCAT
This window harbors:
- a CDS encoding antibiotic biosynthesis monooxygenase, which codes for MSDETQNPDPVTIVRTHFVKPGFKEEFEEEIMHLSKILSQYPGYLGVNFFRPLDPADGDYRIVIKFRTENDHKNWRASEDYKRWEEIEKKITIAPPRTYKLDGLETWFTLPGNRVIKPPRKERQYFVTWLAIWPVISVLGPIEAIIFGDLPYILQKMIDVAILAFLMTYIVMPFMTRLFRKFLYPKGTRKILDDNDRLINEF
- a CDS encoding histidine kinase N-terminal 7TM domain-containing protein; protein product: MNFASVVFLFTGILGFILISFVLGKKPSRTSNAFILLLLAVSYYSITYGIELALTDPELILLMIRIEYFGIVFIPPLWLIFVLTYTRHRDVLNFPVYVLFFTIPVVTLITVNSGYLIPLLYQSVNFVRYGDLLLLSISPGLVYLLSALYFILAFISGILILSDFLPGTHGLIKKQVTIIIYGAIITLAAYIAYIFILGPYYHIDISPLAFLSVSVITFWALFRYRLFSLTPVAYDLVFNAIPSGVLIVDNYGYVIGANDSADKFLRCNVQDDSGKVLSEYCSKWPEFDGYINGLLKDVPVSSEEEIVFQYDDFRKTVNIQTTPLKDRYGHNEGLIIILLDVTERRNAEATLRKSEERFRNLFLQSPVAYQSLNSDGKIIEINPEWSSILGYNREEVLGKSLACFFSERTRHHFRDYFRAFSGEDLIYRELELVHKGGQLVTVIISGRIQRDPEGNFVRTHCILYDITERKKSEESLYQANKKLNLLSGITRHDILNQLTILKGYQDLSREHLSNTADPDSLLIKYLDKESNAAEIIHQQIKFTEDYQDIGIQSPRWQNVKIIFSRSVQYINSNGVSILVDVGNIEIYADPLLEKVFYNLVENALHYGEKLTYISLSLKTEDDCLILILEDDGIGIPEKEKENIFNRRYFRNTGLGMFLSREILSITGIEIKETGIPGEGARFEIIVPKGTYRLEADN
- a CDS encoding NAD(P)/FAD-dependent oxidoreductase — protein: MAEKIKGAIIQRDRETYAIVPRSPAGIVTPENLEEIAKTVRKYGIPIIKMTSGQRMVLVGIKEEDIDNVKTDLGMPIGEATAPCLHYVQTCPGTAVCKYGNQDSLSLGLEIEKLYQNLNLHAKLKFGVSGCPRCCGESYVRDIGIFGSGKGWTVTFGGNSGGRPRIGDVIAKNITKDEVLDLTKRLLEYYKMNGKPGERTARFMERIGFDALKSELLTTIPYIELE
- a CDS encoding PKD domain-containing protein; the protein is MNYHYSNYIITGCIFFLAFICAGASAVTVTVSPDYIQEGDTITIDIQDLADESTFALKMQSDMNVEGAESFAFEATSVLLPFSLGNPDVYVRAEPVVSAGLRAQNDGSVKSLEYIAGDDNIVDFSQGLDSLGSGTVDSLKLFGELDAGTSVVNLTLQLEGKKNGADDSSITFGLNGIDEGNAVITVLVDGEVISSQVISVGGTPPVPVADFTAGNVTGTDYLTVQFSDLSSGSPSEWLWDFGDGNTSTEENPEHTYVTPGAYDVTLTATNAGGSDIITKYEFISVRSSAIGAVLTLPDVTVPLNGYTIIPVYLSNCSGIKSLSGTASYDPAVVNVTGISILNSAFEDTEMSVWYEEYGAGLEFNSDSGFTAENPAVLFEIVVRGSGVPGDTTHIMITDPECKDAEGISYSGIYNSGNITIGVKGDFNGNNVVDIGDVSKVAYMVADKETPDPAADFNDNSLVEVGDAAKIAYFIIGQISAL